The proteins below come from a single Chryseobacterium sp. MA9 genomic window:
- a CDS encoding alpha/beta hydrolase, translated as MIFNKRHTYISIFFVGTMAFGQISRPNASPYTNEGTFEKLKKKYTFITPIDRPVPKNIGIDRDIEYTNIHGTSLKADIYYPLDTSKKHAGITMVHGGGWISGSKENEKYMAMELASKGFVVIAVGYRLSDAAKYPAGIEDIESAILWIRTHHKEYSLDKKKIAVWGESAGAQMATLVGVRKKNNIKAIINIDGIVSFIHPEAEESTYAAYWLGGDRNTHLKNWAEASPLEYIDKNTPPTLFINSSQPRFHAGRDDMMKKLKAYNIPTEFHEIKDSPHSFWSAEPWFTETLNYTVIFLNKVLK; from the coding sequence ATGATTTTTAACAAAAGACATACTTATATTTCTATTTTCTTCGTAGGGACGATGGCATTCGGGCAGATAAGCAGACCGAATGCTTCTCCTTACACCAATGAAGGAACTTTTGAAAAATTAAAGAAAAAATATACTTTTATTACACCTATTGACCGTCCTGTTCCTAAAAACATTGGAATCGACAGGGATATTGAGTACACCAACATTCACGGAACCTCATTAAAAGCTGATATATACTACCCTCTTGATACCTCAAAAAAACATGCAGGGATCACAATGGTTCATGGTGGTGGATGGATTTCAGGCAGTAAGGAAAATGAAAAATATATGGCCATGGAATTAGCTTCAAAAGGATTTGTAGTGATCGCTGTTGGTTATCGTCTTTCGGATGCTGCGAAATATCCTGCCGGAATTGAAGACATAGAAAGCGCTATTCTGTGGATACGGACACATCACAAAGAATATTCTTTAGATAAAAAGAAAATAGCAGTTTGGGGCGAATCTGCCGGAGCGCAGATGGCAACTCTGGTTGGAGTACGAAAGAAAAATAATATAAAGGCTATCATCAATATCGACGGAATTGTTTCTTTTATTCATCCTGAAGCTGAAGAAAGTACTTATGCCGCGTACTGGCTGGGTGGAGACCGGAATACACACCTAAAGAACTGGGCAGAGGCCTCACCTTTGGAATATATAGATAAAAATACACCACCTACCCTTTTCATCAACAGTTCCCAGCCCAGATTTCATGCAGGAAGAGATGATATGATGAAAAAATTAAAAGCTTACAATATTCCCACTGAATTTCATGAAATTAAAGATTCACCCCATTCATTCTGGTCAGCAGAACCATGGTTTACTGAGACATTGAACTATACCGTTATTTTTTTAAATAAAGTTTTGAAATAA
- a CDS encoding rhamnogalacturonan acetylesterase yields MKKKLTLIIFFLSIITFAQQPTLFLIGDSTMANKENPDKNPEHGWGQMLPPLLTSEIIIQNHATNGRSSKSFRTEGRWNRVLNQLKKGDFVIIQFGHNDQKVNDSVRFTNPYTQYRANIERYVNETRSKGAIPILMTSIARRNFNENGVLVDTHKEYPIVVRMVADDLKVSFVDLQLLSEQLEISYGPEGSKKLHLHYKKGDQPYYPEGKDDDTHLSKMGAESIAKLAATSLKSLKTGLERYIK; encoded by the coding sequence ATGAAAAAAAAGCTTACCCTTATCATTTTCTTCCTTTCAATTATAACATTTGCCCAGCAGCCCACTCTGTTTCTTATTGGTGATTCTACCATGGCCAATAAAGAAAATCCGGATAAAAATCCTGAACACGGCTGGGGACAGATGCTTCCACCACTTTTAACATCAGAAATAATTATTCAGAATCATGCAACCAACGGAAGAAGCTCCAAAAGTTTCAGGACGGAAGGCAGGTGGAACAGGGTCTTGAATCAACTTAAAAAAGGAGATTTTGTAATCATTCAATTCGGACACAATGATCAGAAAGTAAATGATTCTGTTCGTTTTACCAATCCATATACACAGTACAGGGCCAATATCGAAAGGTATGTAAACGAAACAAGATCTAAAGGGGCAATTCCAATCCTTATGACTTCTATTGCAAGAAGGAATTTTAATGAAAACGGTGTTTTGGTTGATACCCACAAAGAATATCCTATTGTGGTAAGAATGGTGGCGGATGATCTTAAAGTATCTTTTGTTGACTTGCAGTTATTATCAGAGCAGCTTGAAATTTCATATGGTCCGGAAGGCTCAAAGAAATTGCATCTTCATTATAAAAAAGGAGATCAGCCTTATTACCCGGAAGGAAAAGATGATGATACCCATTTATCAAAAATGGGGGCAGAATCTATTGCAAAACTGGCAGCCACTTCTTTGAAAAGTCTGAAAACCGGTCTGGAAAGATATATTAAATAA
- the pelA gene encoding pectate lyase, with protein MNLKIFTLALGLLGFHCSAQTKDTLAEKMLIYQLPNGGWGKQLEDKSVVNYNLPIDKALFKKIKSTGDDHATIDNNATSREINALIKAYSTTKNPEYLKAAERGISYLILMQYDNGGFPQYYPNTGLYRKQVTYNDNAMINALTVLYNVAEGNSDFNVVSLSLKEKSRTAVQKGIGCILKTQVLQKGIPSIWADQYNEITLQPDKARAFEPVSLATGESVGIVRFLMLQSVTPEIEKSIRAAIQWFRQNKIEGYSYNVTKQNGKAVRVLAEDKNSVIWARFYDIHTNKPLFGDRDGSVKYNYNEVSEERRNGYSWFGDFAEKLLAKEYPKWLEKNKLSE; from the coding sequence ATGAATTTAAAAATATTTACATTGGCTTTAGGGCTGTTAGGTTTTCATTGTTCCGCCCAGACAAAGGATACACTGGCGGAGAAAATGCTGATCTATCAGCTTCCCAATGGAGGGTGGGGGAAACAGCTTGAAGATAAATCGGTGGTTAACTATAATCTGCCTATTGATAAAGCGCTTTTCAAAAAGATAAAATCTACAGGTGATGATCATGCCACTATTGATAACAATGCCACTTCAAGGGAAATCAATGCATTGATTAAAGCATATTCAACCACAAAAAATCCGGAGTATTTAAAAGCAGCAGAAAGAGGAATCAGTTACCTTATTCTTATGCAGTATGATAACGGAGGTTTTCCTCAGTATTACCCCAACACAGGGCTCTATAGAAAACAAGTGACGTATAATGATAATGCGATGATCAATGCTTTGACAGTTCTTTATAATGTTGCGGAAGGAAATAGTGATTTCAACGTGGTCTCTTTATCATTAAAGGAAAAATCAAGAACTGCCGTACAAAAAGGAATTGGATGCATTTTAAAAACTCAGGTTCTTCAGAAGGGTATTCCTTCCATCTGGGCAGATCAGTATAATGAGATTACTCTGCAGCCGGATAAGGCAAGAGCTTTTGAGCCCGTTTCATTAGCGACCGGAGAATCGGTAGGTATTGTTAGATTTTTAATGTTGCAGTCGGTGACTCCTGAGATTGAAAAATCAATAAGAGCTGCTATACAGTGGTTCAGACAGAATAAAATAGAAGGTTACAGCTACAATGTGACCAAACAAAATGGAAAAGCAGTAAGGGTATTAGCTGAAGATAAAAATTCTGTGATCTGGGCCAGGTTTTATGATATCCATACCAATAAACCTTTGTTTGGAGACCGTGACGGAAGTGTAAAATATAATTATAATGAGGTTTCGGAAGAAAGAAGAAACGGATACAGCTGGTTTGGTGATTTTGCGGAAAAGCTTTTAGCTAAAGAATACCCGAAATGGCTGGAAAAAAATAAATTAAGTGAATAA
- a CDS encoding rhamnogalacturonan acetylesterase — translation MKKRKYKTVSFLFSVMLLSACQSQDIAQKTTVKPDRKITHIYLIGDSTMADYTGDYDPGKDYMKVRYPITGWGQVFQPFFIKDSLKALKPAITTDSVAVINRAHGGRSTRTFFQEGRWRYVYEHLQPNDYVIIQFGHNDGSEKHPERYVNIQGYKEFLRLFVSQTRQKGGNPVILTPVARNYPWKDGKLENVHGEYWQAPIDIAKEMNVPYIDLNKLSMEYFTKKGQDFTTNHYFMNLPENTYEAYSKGQKDNTHFQPEGAKAVASIVYQEFKNIIKTPRK, via the coding sequence ATGAAGAAAAGAAAATATAAAACCGTTTCATTTTTATTCAGTGTGATGCTGCTCTCAGCATGTCAGTCGCAGGATATAGCACAAAAGACGACAGTAAAACCAGATAGAAAAATAACTCACATCTACCTCATCGGAGACTCTACAATGGCTGATTACACAGGAGATTATGATCCCGGAAAAGATTATATGAAAGTTCGGTATCCCATCACAGGCTGGGGACAGGTATTTCAGCCTTTCTTTATAAAAGACAGTCTTAAAGCTCTTAAGCCAGCTATCACTACAGATTCGGTGGCCGTTATTAACAGGGCCCATGGCGGAAGAAGCACAAGAACTTTTTTCCAGGAAGGAAGATGGCGTTATGTTTATGAACATCTTCAGCCCAATGATTATGTGATCATTCAATTTGGGCATAATGACGGTTCAGAAAAGCATCCTGAGCGCTATGTGAATATTCAGGGGTATAAAGAATTTTTGCGGTTATTTGTTTCACAGACAAGACAAAAAGGTGGAAATCCTGTTATTCTAACCCCTGTAGCAAGAAATTACCCTTGGAAAGACGGAAAACTTGAAAATGTGCATGGAGAATATTGGCAGGCCCCCATCGATATTGCTAAAGAAATGAATGTTCCTTACATTGATTTAAACAAATTATCCATGGAATATTTTACTAAAAAAGGACAGGATTTTACCACAAACCACTATTTTATGAATCTTCCGGAAAATACTTACGAAGCTTACTCTAAAGGACAGAAAGACAATACTCATTTTCAGCCGGAAGGAGCAAAAGCAGTGGCTTCAATAGTCTATCAGGAATTTAAAAATATAATTAAAACTCCAAGAAAATAA
- a CDS encoding terpene synthase family protein — MKQELHIPIPKYPWEYVESPLMFAFDEIEKKWIEEDYAYLGTESMRRYIHQNIIKVVPYMSPTTTDPNMLIPNCRFLLYETYFDDYVEIMPLEEVKALRDRAFEVMTGDNARPDEIGMFRQMEQARKEWLANGMPQFWIERLANSFWEFVTYGIMEETHFKLTKTYPTLSRYLIIRSRSIGQIAFSNLIDPALGSAIPEHIYNHPAIQRVLFLQSIIIAIQNDFLSLRKELATENETFNIILLLHHTHNLSLEEAFTKAMDIHNSFVIELEEISQCLPDFGSYQKEVENYVYHTKLMVTCLNEWYHRSGTKRYQVEGFATPKYGVQGEKPLDYDIKYIRQE, encoded by the coding sequence ATGAAACAAGAACTTCACATCCCGATTCCTAAATATCCCTGGGAATATGTTGAAAGCCCTTTAATGTTTGCTTTTGATGAGATAGAAAAAAAATGGATAGAAGAAGATTATGCTTATCTGGGGACAGAAAGTATGAGAAGGTATATCCATCAGAATATAATAAAAGTTGTGCCCTACATGTCCCCGACAACAACGGATCCAAACATGCTGATACCTAATTGCCGATTTTTGCTATATGAAACCTATTTCGATGATTATGTGGAAATCATGCCGTTAGAGGAGGTCAAAGCACTTAGGGATCGCGCTTTTGAGGTAATGACGGGAGATAATGCCCGCCCCGATGAAATTGGAATGTTCAGACAAATGGAGCAAGCAAGAAAAGAGTGGTTAGCGAACGGTATGCCACAATTTTGGATAGAAAGATTAGCAAACAGCTTTTGGGAATTTGTTACCTACGGAATTATGGAGGAAACCCATTTTAAACTTACCAAAACCTATCCCACTTTATCCCGCTATTTAATAATCAGGAGCCGCTCAATTGGTCAGATAGCCTTTTCTAATCTGATTGATCCGGCACTTGGCTCAGCAATTCCGGAGCATATTTATAATCATCCGGCAATTCAAAGGGTATTATTTCTTCAATCAATTATAATTGCCATACAAAATGATTTTCTTTCATTAAGGAAGGAATTGGCAACTGAAAATGAAACATTTAACATTATTCTTTTACTTCATCATACTCATAATCTTTCGCTTGAAGAAGCATTTACTAAGGCAATGGATATTCATAACAGTTTTGTGATCGAATTAGAAGAAATTTCCCAATGCTTGCCAGACTTTGGATCATATCAAAAAGAAGTTGAGAATTATGTTTATCATACCAAGCTGATGGTTACCTGTCTGAATGAATGGTATCACCGATCTGGAACAAAACGTTATCAAGTTGAAGGTTTTGCAACCCCAAAATATGGTGTACAAGGCGAAAAACCTTTAGATTATGATATAAAATACATTCGTCAAGAATAA
- a CDS encoding cupin domain-containing protein, translating into MDFKKEAFFDGNSAWEDLGNGISRQFVGYNSQVMMVIVKFEKGSIGTLHQHFHSQITYVASGKFEVTVDGKTKILQEGDGFFAQPTIFHGVKCLEEGKLIDAFTPFREDFLV; encoded by the coding sequence ATGGATTTCAAAAAAGAGGCTTTCTTCGATGGAAACTCGGCATGGGAAGATTTAGGAAATGGTATTTCCAGACAGTTTGTGGGATATAATTCCCAGGTAATGATGGTAATTGTAAAGTTTGAAAAAGGCTCCATAGGAACTTTACATCAGCATTTTCATTCTCAGATCACATATGTTGCTTCCGGAAAATTTGAAGTTACAGTTGATGGTAAAACAAAAATTTTACAGGAAGGAGATGGATTTTTTGCTCAGCCTACTATTTTCCATGGCGTGAAATGCCTTGAAGAAGGAAAGTTAATTGATGCTTTTACGCCTTTCCGGGAGGATTTTCTTGTATAA
- a CDS encoding pectinesterase family protein, giving the protein MKKLFLILFLPAIQFLWAQSKPYITITVAQDGSGNFTTIQKAINSVRDLGPAEALIRIKPGIYPEKLVIPSSKHKITLEGENKHNTIITNNDFSGKTDSFNEKMTTFNSYTLLVMGDDIKINNLTIQNSSCNEGQAVSLHVEGDRFVMKNSDILGCQDTLYSATNHSRQYFENCYIEGTTDFIFGQATAVFKNCIIKSLANSYITAAATEIDRKYGFVFLDCKLTAKDNVTEVYLGRPWRPYAKTVFINTEMGKHILPEGWNPWKGDKIFPDKEKTAHYAESGSKGDGGNTSKRISWSHQLTKKDLKKYTLEKIFDGWNPNMNNKQ; this is encoded by the coding sequence ATGAAAAAATTATTTTTAATTCTGTTTCTGCCAGCAATTCAATTTCTATGGGCACAAAGCAAACCCTATATCACCATTACAGTTGCTCAGGATGGAAGCGGCAATTTTACCACGATTCAAAAAGCAATCAATTCTGTAAGAGATCTTGGTCCGGCAGAAGCATTAATCAGGATCAAACCGGGAATTTATCCTGAGAAACTGGTTATTCCCTCTTCAAAACACAAGATAACCCTTGAAGGAGAAAATAAACACAATACTATTATCACCAACAATGATTTCTCTGGAAAAACAGATTCTTTCAATGAAAAGATGACTACTTTCAACTCCTATACCCTTCTGGTAATGGGTGATGATATCAAAATCAACAACCTTACCATTCAAAACAGCTCATGTAATGAAGGACAGGCTGTTTCACTGCATGTAGAAGGCGATCGTTTTGTTATGAAAAATTCAGATATCCTTGGTTGTCAGGATACTCTTTATTCCGCCACCAACCACAGCAGGCAGTATTTTGAAAACTGTTATATAGAAGGCACTACCGATTTTATTTTCGGACAGGCAACGGCCGTTTTTAAAAACTGTATCATTAAAAGTCTTGCAAACTCTTACATCACTGCTGCCGCAACAGAAATCGACAGAAAATATGGCTTTGTATTCCTGGATTGCAAGCTTACCGCTAAAGATAATGTTACTGAAGTTTACCTCGGAAGACCCTGGAGACCTTATGCCAAAACCGTTTTTATCAATACGGAAATGGGAAAACATATCCTCCCTGAAGGTTGGAATCCCTGGAAAGGAGACAAAATATTTCCCGATAAAGAAAAAACTGCCCATTACGCTGAATCTGGAAGCAAGGGTGATGGCGGAAATACATCCAAACGCATCAGCTGGTCACATCAACTGACAAAAAAAGACCTTAAAAAATACACTTTAGAGAAAATCTTTGACGGCTGGAATCCTAATATGAATAATAAGCAATAG
- a CDS encoding glycoside hydrolase family 28 protein: protein MKKSLTIISLAAAMMFSGQIYAQNLDIYKNIEFTMPQVAETSFPANTVSITQFGGISGGNVKNTQAFKKAIDDLSKKGGGKLIVPRGMWLTGPIELKSNINLQIEEGAFIIFSKDKNDYPLVDISFEGLNTIRCQSPISAKNATNIAITGKGIIDGSGDAWRAIKKSKVAESEWKEIIKSGGILSSDGKTWYPSESYKKGFESSSNFNVPDKISKDELNTVKDFLRPVMVSLVGCDKVLLDGPTFQNSPAWNLHPLMCSNLILRNLTVRNPWFSQNGDGVDLESCKNVLIYDNTFDVGDDAICIKSGKNEDGRKRGMPTENVIIKNNIVYHGHGGFVVGSEMSGGARNIHVSDCTFIGTDIGLRFKTTRGRGGIVENIYIKNIDMINIPTQTIGFNMFYEGASPVLEDGQKLEGNKTPEKIYPVTEETPIFRNIFFKNINAVNSYEAITLFGLSEMNLKNIVIEDSKFDTKKAFTIVDADGIQLKNVIFKYTEGTGATVYNSKNINLSTVKFESPVKPYVKVLGSKTTAVVLPKDVLSDKTAISIGTEVSKNAVK, encoded by the coding sequence ATGAAGAAGTCACTTACCATTATCAGTTTAGCAGCAGCAATGATGTTTTCAGGGCAGATATATGCCCAGAATCTGGATATTTATAAGAACATTGAGTTTACCATGCCTCAGGTTGCAGAAACCTCTTTTCCTGCCAATACGGTTTCTATCACCCAGTTCGGAGGAATTTCAGGTGGAAATGTAAAAAATACACAGGCCTTCAAAAAGGCAATTGATGACCTTAGCAAAAAAGGAGGCGGAAAACTGATTGTACCAAGAGGAATGTGGCTCACTGGACCTATTGAACTGAAAAGTAATATCAATCTGCAAATAGAAGAAGGAGCCTTTATCATTTTCAGCAAAGATAAAAATGATTATCCATTGGTAGACATAAGTTTTGAAGGACTCAATACCATTCGATGCCAGTCTCCTATTTCTGCTAAAAACGCCACCAATATCGCCATCACAGGAAAAGGTATCATTGATGGAAGCGGAGATGCCTGGAGAGCCATCAAAAAAAGTAAAGTAGCAGAGTCGGAATGGAAAGAAATCATAAAATCTGGCGGAATATTATCTTCCGACGGCAAAACATGGTACCCTTCCGAAAGCTATAAAAAAGGATTCGAAAGCAGCTCAAACTTCAATGTTCCTGATAAGATCTCTAAAGATGAACTGAATACTGTAAAAGACTTTCTGCGCCCGGTAATGGTAAGTCTGGTAGGCTGTGACAAAGTATTGCTAGATGGCCCTACCTTTCAGAATTCCCCGGCATGGAATCTTCACCCGCTGATGTGCTCCAATCTGATTTTAAGAAACCTTACCGTAAGAAATCCGTGGTTCTCACAAAATGGTGACGGCGTAGACCTGGAATCCTGTAAAAATGTGTTAATCTATGATAATACATTCGATGTGGGTGATGATGCGATCTGTATTAAATCAGGGAAAAATGAAGACGGTAGAAAAAGAGGAATGCCTACCGAAAATGTCATCATCAAAAACAATATTGTATATCACGGTCATGGAGGTTTTGTTGTAGGAAGTGAAATGTCCGGAGGTGCTAGAAATATTCATGTCTCCGACTGTACTTTTATAGGAACAGATATCGGGCTTCGTTTTAAAACCACCCGTGGAAGAGGAGGAATTGTTGAGAATATTTACATCAAAAATATTGATATGATTAATATTCCCACACAGACTATCGGTTTCAATATGTTCTACGAAGGTGCCTCCCCGGTTTTAGAAGACGGACAGAAGCTGGAAGGGAATAAGACCCCTGAAAAAATATATCCGGTAACAGAGGAAACTCCAATCTTCAGAAATATATTCTTTAAGAACATCAATGCAGTCAATTCTTACGAAGCCATCACATTATTTGGTCTTTCTGAAATGAACCTCAAAAATATAGTGATTGAAGATTCAAAATTTGATACCAAGAAAGCATTTACCATCGTGGATGCAGACGGCATTCAATTAAAGAATGTAATCTTTAAATATACAGAAGGAACGGGAGCAACGGTTTACAACAGTAAAAATATTAACCTTTCCACTGTAAAATTTGAATCACCGGTCAAACCTTATGTCAAAGTCTTAGGAAGCAAAACCACAGCTGTAGTTCTACCAAAAGATGTACTATCTGATAAGACTGCAATTTCCATAGGAACGGAGGTATCGAAGAACGCAGTTAAGTAG
- a CDS encoding polysaccharide lyase family 1 protein has product MKTTFKAALITAALSSAFALSGCGQEEINNDMTEREVNLKNSLTQKIVPLANCIAPGWASQNGGTTGGGTAAETTVSTYAQLKSAIENTAVKVIKVTGTITVTTRLSLQDQTGKTIYGTAGAKLVSTDQTKDGSGIINIKRCNNIIIRNLIFEGPGAYDTDGWDNAILDDCRNVWIDHCEFRDGVDGNFDIKNKSDYITVSYTKFHYLKAPKPGGSGGTDDHRFSNLIGSSDGATADAGKLNVTFVRCWWAPGCRERMPRVRFGKIHILNSYFNSSVSNKCIAAGVQANILVERNVFENVKEPISLMTGFTAVTQSGSSFINVTGNTAGSGTAFTPPYSITKLNAADVKADVTANAGATLGGNVCDAF; this is encoded by the coding sequence ATGAAAACAACGTTCAAGGCGGCCTTAATTACAGCCGCTCTAAGCTCAGCTTTTGCCTTATCCGGATGTGGTCAGGAAGAAATCAATAACGACATGACAGAAAGAGAAGTCAACCTTAAAAATTCTCTGACTCAAAAGATCGTTCCTTTAGCAAATTGTATAGCTCCAGGATGGGCTTCACAAAACGGTGGTACTACCGGTGGTGGAACGGCAGCAGAAACAACCGTTTCTACATATGCCCAATTAAAATCCGCTATTGAAAATACGGCTGTAAAAGTTATCAAAGTAACCGGAACCATTACAGTCACTACCCGCTTATCACTTCAGGATCAGACAGGAAAAACAATTTACGGAACAGCCGGAGCCAAACTGGTCTCTACAGATCAGACTAAAGATGGTTCAGGAATAATCAATATTAAAAGATGTAATAATATCATTATCCGAAATCTTATTTTCGAAGGTCCGGGAGCGTACGATACTGATGGCTGGGATAATGCCATTCTGGACGACTGCCGGAATGTATGGATAGACCACTGCGAATTCAGAGATGGTGTTGACGGAAATTTTGATATCAAGAATAAGTCTGACTATATTACAGTTTCCTATACGAAGTTCCATTATCTGAAAGCACCAAAACCTGGCGGCTCAGGAGGAACGGATGACCACAGATTCTCCAACCTTATCGGATCCAGTGACGGCGCCACTGCTGATGCAGGAAAACTGAATGTAACTTTTGTTCGCTGCTGGTGGGCACCGGGATGCAGAGAACGTATGCCGAGAGTAAGATTCGGTAAGATTCATATCCTTAACAGTTATTTCAACAGTTCTGTAAGTAACAAATGTATTGCTGCTGGAGTACAGGCTAATATCCTGGTAGAAAGAAATGTTTTTGAAAATGTAAAAGAACCCATCAGTTTAATGACCGGATTTACAGCTGTAACCCAATCAGGAAGCAGTTTTATCAATGTTACCGGAAATACGGCAGGAAGCGGAACAGCATTCACTCCGCCATACAGCATCACTAAACTTAATGCAGCGGATGTAAAGGCAGATGTAACCGCCAATGCAGGAGCTACTTTAGGTGGAAATGTTTGTGATGCATTTTAA